TGGCGACAATCAGTGTGCCCGCACATATTTGGGCTAATAATCCTAACATTTTAGGACTAGTtcacaatacaaaaatactaACTATCGATTACATTGTTCGATCCGGGACATCCCCGACCCCGTGAAGAACCGCTTCACTCAAATCCAAAACTGCAAGTTTAGAGACGGGTCGCATCATTGTCCTCGATTGGCCGTTGTCGTTCACGCGCACCTTAGCGCGTCTGATGACTACATCAGCTTCGCTTTAGACCTCCTCCACGATGCCCTTGCACCACTCTCGTCGGGGCAAGGCAGGATCGCAGACGAAGACCAGATCACCCTGGTGGATGGGCTCCGTTCTTCGGCACCACTTCTTGCGGCGCACAAGCGTAGGTAGATATACCAGGACCCACCACCTCCAGAAACGGTCTCGTAGCAGGCGAGCAATCCACTACTTTCTCGTAGAGCACTCCTTGGGCAGTTCCGCATCCAATCCACGCGTATACGGCAGATTGGCCACTCCCTTGAGTAGGTCATTAGGCGTCAAGGGCGCCTCGTGGTCCACATCCACAGGCAAGTGGGTAAGCGGACGCGAGTTGACAATATTCTTCGCTTCAATCAGGAAACTCTCCAGTACGTGGTCCCTCGGCGCAACTTCCTTCAGGGTATGACGCAGTACTCGTTTGACGCACTGCACCATGCGCTCCCATACTCCGCTCTTAGACGGGTTTACTGGGCAATTGAAGATCCATTGAATGATTCTGCTCGACAACTCACTCTGAATCTTCTCCATCTCGAACACGTCACCAAAGCGTCTAGCTTCCCTGTCAGCTCCCACGAAGTTCTTGCCGTTATCCCTGCGCAGTCAATTATGCAGGAATCCGTCGACTGGTCATGCGCCAACTCCAGATGAACCGCCCTGGTCGTCAAGCACGAAAACATGGCGACCCAACGCTTCTCCTTGTGACGGGACACAGTCACCAACAGTGGCCCAAAGTAGTCCAGTCCAGTGTACTTGAATGGCCAGCCACCCGCATCCAATCTGTCTTCTGGATGGGGTCCCATTATTGGCGGCATCGGCCGAGCTCGCTGCAACTTGCACTCGTTGCACGATGCGATGACACTCCTCATCACACGCCTCATCTTCGTGATCTAGAATCTCGTCCGGATCTCCGCAATTGTAGCATCGACGTTTTGATGCATCATCCTGGCGTGGAAGTGTCGCACAATCAGCTCCGTCAGACTGTGCCTGTGTGACAGTATGATGGGCCTC
This sequence is a window from Drosophila yakuba strain Tai18E2 unplaced genomic scaffold, Prin_Dyak_Tai18E2_2.1 Segkk14_quiver_pilon_scaf, whole genome shotgun sequence. Protein-coding genes within it:
- the LOC122319634 gene encoding uncharacterized protein LOC122319634, which codes for MRRVMRSVIASCNECKLQRARPMPPIMGPHPEDRLDAGGWPFKYTGLDYFGPLLVTVSRHKEKRWVAMFSDNGKNFVGADREARRFGDVFEMEKIQSELSSRIIQWIFNCPVNPSKSGVWERMVQCVKRVLRHTLKEVAPRDHVLESFLIEAKNIVNSRPLTHLPVDVDHEAPLTPNDLLKGVANLPYTRGLDAELPKECSTRK